One genomic segment of Microvirga ossetica includes these proteins:
- a CDS encoding carbohydrate ABC transporter permease codes for MTTRAWNPARAVRLAILSVGALVFLAPYVWMISTAMKPREEIFSSSLTLIPERWAIVENFSKAFTRVPMLQLLTNGVIVCTIILMVQVLVALPCAYALAKLRFPGSRAMVAGIMLGLLVPIHATALPIYVALSGAGVLNTYFALAAPFTISVFAIFLFLQFFRAMPDDLLNAARLDGMSELAIELRIVVPNAWPAITAFSIFSVVAHWNDLFWPQIVVTETAMAPPPLGLIFFRAAEAGDDYGALTAATVVVTVPLLAAFLFAQRRFIEGITLTGLKG; via the coding sequence ATGACGACACGGGCCTGGAATCCTGCGCGTGCCGTGCGCCTGGCGATCCTATCAGTCGGTGCGCTGGTCTTCCTCGCGCCCTACGTCTGGATGATTTCCACCGCCATGAAGCCGCGCGAGGAGATTTTCTCCTCGTCGTTAACTCTGATCCCGGAACGCTGGGCAATTGTCGAGAACTTTTCCAAGGCATTCACGCGCGTGCCGATGCTGCAACTCCTGACGAACGGCGTGATCGTCTGCACCATCATCCTCATGGTGCAGGTCCTGGTCGCACTACCATGCGCCTATGCTCTCGCGAAGCTGCGCTTCCCGGGCTCCCGGGCGATGGTTGCCGGAATCATGCTCGGGCTCCTCGTGCCGATCCATGCGACCGCGCTGCCGATCTATGTCGCATTGAGTGGGGCAGGGGTCCTGAACACCTACTTCGCGCTCGCGGCGCCGTTCACGATTTCCGTCTTCGCGATCTTCCTTTTTCTGCAATTCTTCCGGGCCATGCCAGACGACTTGCTCAATGCGGCGCGCCTCGATGGCATGTCGGAGCTCGCCATCGAGCTGCGGATCGTTGTCCCGAATGCCTGGCCCGCCATTACCGCGTTCTCGATCTTCTCCGTCGTGGCGCACTGGAACGATCTGTTCTGGCCGCAGATCGTGGTGACCGAGACTGCGATGGCGCCCCCGCCGCTTGGGCTGATCTTCTTCCGCGCGGCTGAGGCTGGCGACGACTACGGCGCGCTAACGGCCGCAACCGTGGTCGTCACCGTGCCGCTGCTCGCCGCCTTCCTGTTCGCTCAGCGGCGCTTCATCGAGGGCATTACCCTCACCGGACTGAAGGGCTGA
- a CDS encoding metallophosphoesterase codes for MAGLTTAHMPGYAADPPGIIAVVSDIHFDPFATRDLAPRLANSEPKEWPAIFASVDGQSFSGRGEDTNQPLLTSAIGALSESAGNADLVIVSGDLLAHRFEEVAAQRLGVLPGSSAVRELAAKTALYVADALRKMLPGRPILIALGNNDSECGDYQLEPGGPFLASLSDTVRDLAGPDRLPQDFARTYQAGGYYAMHHPVLAGVTILVVNDVLWSTDYRDTCGTHGVQTAEAMMAWFERQLEDARAARRRIWLVHHIPVGIDPYATLRAPTGLNCPAQVTPFLKEPFASRFAGLLRDYAPTIQAGFSGHTHQDSYRLVMDAGIPVGVEKVTPSISPIFGNNPGFHLFDYDRQTGDMTDFSTWYLTNLEQASATVPGEWRREYVFSAAYNERSYSAASIKRIADAMLGAEASGEGVRSTFRRLYPVGHGEIPAGALSAHACAISNLASSSYAACYCHQ; via the coding sequence TTGGCCGGGCTCACCACAGCCCACATGCCTGGTTATGCAGCAGATCCGCCCGGGATCATTGCTGTCGTCTCCGATATTCATTTCGATCCCTTCGCCACACGCGACCTCGCGCCTCGGCTTGCCAATTCTGAGCCCAAGGAGTGGCCCGCAATTTTCGCCTCGGTCGACGGGCAGAGTTTCTCAGGTCGCGGCGAGGATACGAACCAACCATTGCTCACTTCCGCAATCGGTGCACTCTCCGAAAGCGCAGGAAATGCCGATCTTGTCATCGTGTCCGGTGATCTCCTGGCGCATCGCTTCGAGGAGGTCGCGGCCCAACGGCTCGGGGTCTTACCAGGCTCTAGCGCGGTAAGAGAGCTTGCCGCCAAGACTGCGCTCTATGTTGCGGATGCCCTGCGCAAGATGCTGCCGGGCCGGCCCATCCTCATCGCCTTGGGCAACAATGATTCCGAGTGCGGCGACTACCAGCTTGAGCCGGGTGGCCCGTTTCTCGCCTCCTTGAGCGACACCGTTCGCGATCTCGCAGGGCCTGATCGGCTCCCGCAGGACTTTGCCCGAACCTACCAGGCTGGCGGATATTACGCGATGCACCATCCGGTACTGGCGGGCGTCACGATCCTCGTCGTCAATGACGTGCTGTGGTCGACCGATTACAGGGACACTTGTGGCACCCATGGAGTTCAGACAGCAGAGGCGATGATGGCTTGGTTCGAGCGGCAACTTGAGGATGCGCGGGCGGCTCGTCGACGTATCTGGCTAGTGCATCACATCCCGGTCGGCATCGATCCCTATGCGACGCTTCGTGCGCCTACTGGCTTGAACTGCCCGGCGCAGGTCACCCCGTTTCTCAAGGAGCCGTTTGCGTCTCGCTTCGCGGGGCTGCTTCGGGACTATGCCCCCACTATCCAGGCAGGCTTTTCTGGCCACACCCATCAAGACAGCTACCGCTTGGTGATGGATGCCGGTATCCCGGTTGGGGTCGAGAAGGTCACACCATCGATCAGCCCGATCTTCGGCAACAATCCCGGCTTTCACCTGTTCGACTATGATCGGCAGACAGGTGACATGACAGACTTCTCGACATGGTATCTCACCAATCTTGAGCAAGCCTCAGCAACGGTTCCAGGCGAGTGGCGCCGGGAGTACGTCTTCAGCGCAGCCTATAACGAACGGTCGTACTCGGCCGCCTCTATCAAGCGGATTGCAGACGCCATGCTGGGAGCCGAGGCATCAGGGGAAGGAGTTCGCAGCACTTTCCGTCGACTTTACCCCGTCGGGCACGGCGAGATCCCAGCCGGGGCACTGTCGGCCCACGCCTGCGCCATCAGCAACCTGGCCTCTTCTTCTTACGCCGCCTGTTATTGCCATCAATGA
- a CDS encoding IS6 family transposase has translation MKSTRPPRYARHRFPAEVISHAVWLYFRFPLSLRMVEEMLAARGIQVSHETVRKWAMKFGQSFANQIRRRLPTPGDKWHLDEVAISIAGQKHWLWRAVDQHGVVLDILVQSRRNAKAAKRLLRKLLKKQGMAPRVMVTDKLASYGAAKREIMPGVEHRQHRGLNNRAENSHQPTRRRKRIMKRFKSAGWAQRFLSVHDQIANLFRRPANTNAADHRMARAHAFRVWAEVSGFAPGL, from the coding sequence ATGAAATCGACCCGTCCTCCTCGTTACGCCCGCCACCGCTTTCCCGCCGAAGTGATCAGCCATGCCGTGTGGTTGTACTTTCGGTTTCCCTTGAGCCTGCGCATGGTCGAGGAGATGCTCGCCGCCCGCGGCATCCAGGTCAGCCACGAAACCGTGCGGAAGTGGGCAATGAAATTCGGCCAGAGCTTTGCCAACCAGATCCGCCGGCGCCTGCCCACACCCGGAGACAAATGGCATCTTGATGAAGTCGCGATCAGCATTGCTGGCCAGAAGCATTGGTTGTGGCGGGCTGTGGACCAGCATGGGGTCGTGCTCGACATCCTGGTCCAGAGCCGGCGCAATGCCAAGGCTGCCAAGCGCTTGCTGAGGAAGCTGCTCAAGAAGCAGGGCATGGCACCGCGCGTAATGGTCACGGACAAACTTGCCAGCTACGGCGCAGCCAAGCGGGAGATCATGCCGGGTGTCGAGCATCGGCAGCATCGGGGTTTGAACAATCGCGCCGAGAACAGTCATCAGCCGACCCGACGACGCAAGCGCATCATGAAGCGCTTCAAATCAGCCGGGTGGGCGCAACGCTTCCTCTCCGTTCATGATCAGATTGCAAACCTCTTCCGCCGTCCTGCCAACACCAACGCTGCCGATCATCGTATGGCCCGAGCTCACGCCTTTCGAGTCTGGGCCGAGGTCTCGGGTTTCGCCCCTGGCCTCTGA
- a CDS encoding IS6 family transposase produces the protein MFKGRQFDRSVILLCLRWYLAYNLSLRDLEEMMAERGIAVDHATIHRWTVRYAPLLLERFNLSKRAVTGRWHVDETYIKVRGRWMYLYRAIDSNGDTVEFWFSERRNLTAAKRFLSRALKRHGRPERIVIDGSQTNREAILACDTATRLQDLSRRELKPIQIRQSRYLNNRIEQDHRRIKRRVRPMLGFKSMDSARAILSGIEMIHVIRKGQAKCAGSPRPSLAEQFEWLAA, from the coding sequence ATGTTCAAGGGCAGACAATTCGACCGGTCAGTAATTCTGCTCTGCCTGCGGTGGTATCTGGCCTACAACCTAAGCCTGCGAGATCTCGAGGAGATGATGGCCGAGCGCGGCATCGCCGTCGACCATGCTACGATCCACCGCTGGACCGTACGCTATGCGCCACTGTTGCTTGAACGATTCAACCTCAGCAAGCGGGCCGTCACGGGCAGATGGCACGTCGACGAGACGTATATCAAAGTCCGTGGTCGATGGATGTACCTTTACCGCGCTATCGACAGCAACGGAGATACCGTCGAATTCTGGTTCAGCGAAAGGCGCAATCTCACTGCCGCCAAGCGCTTCCTAAGCCGAGCGCTCAAGCGGCATGGCCGCCCGGAACGGATCGTCATCGATGGCAGCCAGACCAACCGGGAAGCGATCCTGGCCTGCGATACGGCAACCCGACTGCAGGATCTGTCAAGGCGTGAGCTCAAGCCGATCCAGATCCGACAAAGCCGCTACCTGAATAATCGTATCGAACAGGACCATCGGCGCATCAAGCGCCGAGTGCGACCGATGCTCGGTTTCAAGTCCATGGACAGTGCTCGCGCGATTCTCAGCGGGATCGAGATGATCCACGTGATCCGCAAAGGACAGGCGAAATGCGCAGGGAGTCCGCGACCGTCGCTTGCCGAGCAGTTCGAGTGGCTCGCCGCATAA
- a CDS encoding PepSY domain-containing protein: protein MTRLGFATLAVLSTLATAAAAQSTNPQTSGSPSTQPMNSSGSSNPAIANKPANSPQTTGAVEPGANSFTEDQARSRIEAQGFKNVAELRKDDQGVWRGKAERDGKSVSVAIDYKGTVQVQ, encoded by the coding sequence TTGACACGTCTCGGCTTCGCAACACTGGCCGTCCTGTCGACCCTAGCCACAGCGGCTGCCGCCCAATCCACAAACCCGCAGACATCCGGTTCCCCGTCAACGCAGCCGATGAACAGCAGCGGATCTTCCAATCCTGCCATCGCCAATAAGCCCGCAAACAGTCCGCAGACCACCGGCGCTGTCGAGCCCGGCGCCAACAGCTTCACGGAAGATCAAGCCCGCTCACGCATCGAAGCTCAGGGCTTCAAGAACGTCGCCGAGTTGCGTAAGGATGACCAAGGCGTCTGGCGCGGCAAGGCAGAGCGCGACGGCAAGTCCGTCAGCGTGGCCATCGACTACAAGGGCACGGTGCAGGTCCAGTAA
- a CDS encoding ABC transporter ATP-binding protein, protein MSGLALRKVSKAFGDNPILHDVTIEADPGEFVALVGPSGCGKTTLLRIAAALDYPDYGSVWLGERDMTAMRPSERDIAMVFQSYALYPHLTAGQNIAVPLAMRNLTAWQRLPWIGNLLPGQRAIRADIQRRVIDTARSLKIDHLVDRKPGQMSGGQRQRVALGRALVRSPAAFLMDEPLSNLDANLRVHTRAEIVELHRRAGVTTLYVTHDQAEALSMADRVAVMMAGRLLQFDTPEEIYRNPAHLEVARFIGSPQINLLTGEVDAAHGVRIGGRLFAEGVKATPGSSVTIGIRPEALKLSGAGQAGLGSSVRRIEFLGSETLVFVELAGGGASLVAKLTPTEALAFGPGQPITISVASENVLVFGADGARLSVAPPIRMAANG, encoded by the coding sequence ATGAGCGGGCTGGCCCTCCGCAAAGTCTCCAAGGCGTTCGGGGACAATCCCATCTTGCATGACGTGACCATCGAGGCTGATCCGGGCGAGTTCGTCGCCCTGGTTGGTCCCTCGGGTTGCGGTAAGACAACGCTCCTGCGCATCGCAGCCGCACTGGATTATCCCGACTATGGGAGCGTCTGGCTGGGTGAGCGGGACATGACCGCCATGCGCCCATCAGAGCGGGACATCGCCATGGTGTTCCAGTCGTATGCCCTGTACCCGCACCTGACCGCAGGACAGAACATTGCGGTGCCCTTGGCCATGCGCAACCTCACGGCTTGGCAGCGGCTGCCCTGGATCGGAAACCTCCTGCCGGGCCAGCGGGCAATCCGCGCCGACATCCAGAGGCGGGTGATTGATACGGCCCGCAGCCTGAAGATCGACCACCTGGTGGACCGCAAGCCTGGACAAATGTCGGGCGGGCAACGCCAGCGTGTCGCCCTCGGGCGGGCTCTGGTCCGCAGCCCGGCCGCGTTCCTCATGGATGAGCCACTCTCCAATCTCGATGCCAACCTGCGTGTCCACACCCGTGCGGAGATCGTCGAGTTGCACCGACGAGCGGGCGTCACGACGCTCTATGTGACCCACGACCAAGCGGAAGCCCTGAGCATGGCCGACCGCGTAGCGGTGATGATGGCTGGCCGCCTTCTTCAGTTCGACACGCCTGAGGAAATCTACAGGAACCCGGCCCATCTCGAGGTCGCGCGCTTCATCGGCAGTCCTCAGATCAATCTCCTCACGGGCGAGGTCGATGCGGCCCACGGGGTGCGTATCGGCGGTAGGCTCTTCGCCGAGGGCGTGAAGGCAACACCGGGGTCGTCCGTCACCATCGGCATTCGTCCCGAGGCGCTCAAGCTGAGCGGCGCCGGTCAAGCGGGCTTGGGCTCCTCCGTGCGCCGGATCGAGTTCCTCGGCTCCGAAACCCTTGTCTTTGTCGAGCTTGCGGGGGGCGGCGCATCACTGGTCGCGAAGCTCACGCCCACGGAGGCGCTGGCTTTCGGTCCGGGCCAGCCGATCACGATCTCGGTGGCTTCAGAAAACGTCCTGGTCTTTGGAGCCGATGGCGCGCGCCTGTCGGTCGCCCCACCCATCAGGATGGCCGCCAATGGATAG
- a CDS encoding ABC transporter substrate-binding protein: MLAGVALATSIASGALAETTLNVHYPMPGFFKDVMDKISKKFIEENPGIRINFASPSPTYEEGLQLILRQAGTAEMPDVTFVGLNRLRVVAEREISVDLKPFVGKDGNLAAQGFSDNILKLAQFGGQQAGLAFATSNPIMYYNADLFRRVGADPDVPPRTWDEVIAIASKIKTLGDGIQSIDFRWQGDDWMFSALLFGAGGTMLTPDEKKVAFDGLEGLAALRLLDRMVKEGGMPVLTKSNGEQAFVAGKIGIAFQTTGALRNVINNVGEKFDLRTAPIPLLSPEKGRLPTGGNAAVMLTKDPAKQEAAWKFIKFAAGPYGASVVVPGTGYVPNNELAAKSSQYLGELYQKNPLFKAGLEQMPKMIPWYAFPGSNGVKVTQTIVDNLSRVVEQKATPEEVLADAGRDVQRMLRRM, encoded by the coding sequence ATGCTCGCTGGGGTGGCTTTGGCCACTTCGATCGCCAGCGGAGCGCTGGCGGAGACGACCCTTAACGTCCACTACCCGATGCCGGGCTTCTTCAAGGACGTGATGGACAAGATTTCCAAGAAGTTCATAGAGGAGAACCCCGGGATCAGGATCAACTTTGCCAGCCCGTCACCCACCTACGAGGAAGGGCTGCAACTGATCCTCCGTCAGGCGGGCACCGCCGAGATGCCGGACGTGACCTTCGTTGGGCTGAACCGCCTTCGGGTCGTGGCAGAGCGGGAGATCTCGGTTGACCTGAAGCCGTTCGTCGGGAAGGACGGGAACCTGGCCGCGCAGGGCTTCAGCGACAACATCCTGAAGCTCGCACAATTCGGCGGGCAGCAGGCCGGACTCGCCTTCGCAACCTCGAATCCGATCATGTACTACAACGCGGACCTCTTCCGCCGGGTCGGCGCCGATCCCGATGTCCCGCCGAGGACCTGGGACGAGGTGATCGCAATCGCGTCCAAGATCAAGACGCTGGGCGACGGCATCCAGAGCATCGACTTCCGCTGGCAGGGCGACGACTGGATGTTCAGCGCGCTTCTCTTCGGCGCCGGTGGAACCATGCTGACACCGGACGAGAAGAAGGTCGCCTTCGACGGTCTTGAGGGCCTCGCAGCCCTGCGGCTTCTCGACCGTATGGTGAAGGAGGGAGGAATGCCTGTCCTCACCAAGAGCAATGGTGAGCAGGCCTTCGTTGCGGGCAAGATCGGCATTGCGTTCCAGACCACGGGCGCCCTGCGCAACGTGATCAACAACGTCGGCGAGAAGTTCGACCTGCGGACCGCCCCGATTCCCCTGCTGTCGCCCGAGAAGGGACGTCTGCCCACGGGCGGCAATGCGGCCGTCATGCTGACCAAGGACCCCGCCAAGCAGGAAGCTGCCTGGAAGTTCATCAAGTTCGCTGCTGGACCGTACGGCGCTTCCGTCGTCGTTCCCGGCACGGGCTATGTCCCGAACAACGAACTCGCCGCGAAGTCCTCTCAGTACCTTGGTGAGCTCTACCAGAAGAACCCGCTCTTCAAGGCGGGCCTTGAGCAGATGCCAAAGATGATCCCGTGGTATGCCTTTCCCGGCTCCAATGGCGTGAAGGTCACCCAGACGATCGTGGATAACCTCTCGCGTGTGGTTGAGCAGAAGGCGACCCCCGAGGAGGTCCTTGCCGATGCGGGGCGGGACGTCCAGCGCATGCTGCGCCGCATGTAG
- a CDS encoding carbohydrate ABC transporter permease gives MDSVALPVGIRAKTSNAAAVARRSEAVAGWRLAGPAVVLLALLILLPTIGVVALSLTDFELGYDKIQFVGFDNYLELLEDRTFLLSLGNTLSYTLIVTPLSVVLGLGAALLIDAEVRGRALFRTIYFLPVVSLLVAMATVWQYLLHPTIGPMNALLRLVGIDGPNWLGSSDTVLLSLALIGVWQAVGFNMVLFLAGLTAIPRELYAAAEVDRAATAWDRFWLVTWPMLGPTTLFVVTISVINAVKVFETVSTVTQGGPNRASEVLLWTIYQEGFVYLRVGYASAMTVVFLAILMVLMVLQYRALDQRVHYT, from the coding sequence ATGGATAGCGTCGCGCTTCCCGTTGGAATTCGGGCCAAGACGTCGAATGCAGCGGCGGTCGCCAGGCGCTCGGAAGCCGTTGCGGGTTGGCGGCTGGCGGGGCCCGCCGTCGTCCTGCTAGCTCTGCTCATTCTGCTGCCGACCATCGGCGTGGTGGCCTTGAGCCTGACCGACTTCGAACTGGGGTATGACAAGATCCAGTTCGTCGGCTTCGATAATTACCTCGAACTGCTCGAGGACCGTACGTTTCTGCTCTCGCTCGGCAACACCCTGAGCTACACGCTGATCGTCACACCGCTGTCCGTGGTTCTCGGCCTTGGCGCGGCGCTCCTCATCGACGCGGAGGTCCGCGGACGCGCGTTATTCCGCACGATCTACTTCCTGCCTGTGGTCTCGCTGCTCGTGGCGATGGCGACCGTCTGGCAGTACCTCCTGCACCCGACCATCGGCCCCATGAACGCGCTCCTGCGCCTCGTCGGAATCGATGGTCCCAACTGGCTCGGCAGCAGCGATACCGTCCTCCTCAGCCTCGCCCTCATCGGCGTGTGGCAGGCGGTCGGTTTCAACATGGTGCTGTTCCTGGCAGGGCTCACAGCGATCCCGCGGGAACTCTATGCGGCGGCCGAGGTCGACCGCGCCGCTACGGCCTGGGACAGGTTCTGGCTCGTCACCTGGCCGATGCTCGGGCCGACGACTCTCTTCGTCGTGACCATCAGCGTGATCAACGCCGTGAAGGTCTTCGAGACCGTCTCGACAGTTACACAGGGCGGCCCGAACCGGGCATCCGAGGTGCTCCTCTGGACGATTTACCAGGAAGGATTCGTGTATCTGCGCGTCGGCTACGCGTCCGCCATGACGGTCGTCTTCCTGGCGATCCTCATGGTTCTCATGGTGCTTCAGTACCGCGCACTCGATCAACGGGTTCACTACACATGA
- a CDS encoding YsnF/AvaK domain-containing protein, which translates to MTNKTITAFFDNYEDASEAVRRLESAGIPNRDISLVASNEGERYSSHATRTFDKNSKFDDDVSDGAGTGATVGTLAGGGAGLLAGLGMLAIPGLGPVVAAGWLASTLVGAGAGAAIGGLSGALIDAGVDENDAHSYAEGIRRGGALVTVRASETEVDRVLDILDDEGTVNFDERENSWRSEGWTGAGTTASAVASTSDRADKVIPVVEEKLNIGKREVNRGRVRLHSRIVEQPVQEQVSLREERVKVERRPVSGNAQRGAVGGDAFKERTIEVEERGEEAVVSKEARVVEEVVVRKEADQRTETVSDTVRKTEVDVEDERGKQIPRTGTTGKPSDRNR; encoded by the coding sequence ATGACCAACAAGACCATCACGGCATTCTTCGACAACTATGAAGATGCCTCCGAGGCAGTCCGCCGCCTGGAATCCGCAGGTATCCCAAATCGCGACATCAGCCTTGTCGCCAGCAATGAGGGCGAGCGCTATTCATCGCACGCCACACGCACCTTCGATAAGAACAGCAAGTTTGATGATGATGTCAGCGACGGTGCTGGCACAGGGGCTACGGTCGGCACGCTGGCCGGCGGTGGTGCGGGCCTTCTGGCCGGCCTCGGCATGCTGGCCATCCCGGGCCTCGGCCCCGTGGTGGCGGCCGGGTGGCTGGCATCCACCCTCGTGGGCGCCGGAGCCGGAGCGGCCATCGGCGGGCTTTCAGGCGCATTGATCGATGCGGGTGTCGACGAGAATGATGCCCATTCCTATGCTGAGGGCATTCGCCGTGGCGGTGCTCTGGTGACCGTGCGCGCCTCTGAAACCGAGGTGGATCGGGTCCTCGACATTCTCGACGATGAAGGCACGGTCAATTTCGACGAGCGTGAGAACTCCTGGCGCTCCGAGGGTTGGACCGGTGCGGGCACGACCGCGTCTGCCGTCGCGTCGACCTCCGATCGCGCCGATAAGGTGATCCCCGTCGTCGAGGAAAAGCTGAATATCGGCAAGCGCGAGGTGAACCGCGGTCGCGTGCGCCTTCACTCGCGTATCGTGGAGCAGCCTGTGCAGGAACAGGTGAGCCTGCGCGAGGAGCGTGTGAAGGTTGAGCGCCGCCCCGTCTCTGGCAACGCGCAGAGAGGTGCCGTCGGCGGTGATGCTTTCAAGGAGCGCACCATCGAGGTCGAGGAGCGTGGCGAGGAGGCCGTTGTTTCCAAGGAAGCGCGTGTGGTCGAGGAAGTGGTCGTGCGCAAGGAAGCCGACCAGCGTACCGAGACAGTGTCCGATACGGTGCGCAAGACCGAGGTGGACGTGGAGGACGAGCGCGGCAAACAGATCCCGCGCACCGGTACCACGGGCAAACCGAGCGACCGCAATCGCTGA
- a CDS encoding YsnF/AvaK domain-containing protein has translation MANPIVDQSKRLDDQERLPVLDDALRSNPQAGAEEVIPIVEETATVAKQEVVTGRVRVRTLTETVEELARAEVQREDVDVTRVPIDKVVESAPQIRTEGDVTIIPVVEEVLVVEKRLLLKEEVHIRRRIATETVEVPVALRKQRAIVERETPEGLSSNEEAREGETDNSVPR, from the coding sequence ATGGCCAACCCAATCGTAGACCAGAGCAAGCGCTTGGATGATCAAGAGCGGTTGCCTGTCCTTGATGATGCCTTGAGAAGTAATCCCCAAGCAGGGGCGGAGGAGGTCATCCCCATCGTCGAGGAGACCGCGACAGTCGCGAAGCAGGAGGTCGTGACTGGCCGTGTGCGCGTGCGAACGCTTACCGAGACGGTCGAGGAGCTGGCCCGTGCAGAGGTGCAGCGCGAGGACGTTGATGTCACCCGTGTTCCTATCGACAAGGTGGTCGAGTCTGCCCCGCAGATCAGGACCGAGGGCGATGTGACGATCATCCCGGTGGTGGAGGAGGTTCTCGTGGTCGAGAAGCGCCTCCTGCTCAAGGAGGAAGTGCATATCCGGCGCCGCATCGCGACCGAGACCGTCGAGGTGCCGGTCGCCCTGCGCAAACAGCGCGCTATCGTAGAGCGTGAAACTCCGGAAGGCTTGAGCAGCAATGAGGAAGCGAGAGAAGGAGAAACCGACAACTCCGTTCCGCGTTGA